A window from Pelodiscus sinensis isolate JC-2024 chromosome 31, ASM4963464v1, whole genome shotgun sequence encodes these proteins:
- the LOC102458540 gene encoding zinc finger protein 641-like isoform X1, with amino-acid sequence MIALSETLKEFKGCRTPMSVSSSAPGLQSQGQEMALVELVSFEEVAVYFSEEEWALLDPCQRALYRDVMQENYESVSWLGFPVSKAHVISWVEQGEELWIPDLQDCERGEIISDTHTGDGRLSENHDKSLHNEGPERMAPCGMMLGISEAHVSQSPKQGETCKRQCSPQMQQRSHPGRGQGKSSHRSRRLKMFGRKSPIKSHPVLAVTVQLLVNMKKPT; translated from the exons gatgcagaacacccatgtccgtctccagctcagcccctggcctgcagagccaagGACAGGAAATGGCTCTGGTGGAGCtggtgagcttcgaggaggtggctgtgtatttctctgaggaggaatgggctctgcttgACCCAtgtcagagagccctctacagggatgtgatgcaggagaattatgagtctgtgagctggctgg GATTTCCTGTCTCCAaagctcatgtgatctcctgggtggagcagggggaggaactGTGGATCCCAGATCTCCAGGACTGTGAGAGAGGAGAGATCATCAGTGACACtcacacag GTGATGGGAGGCTGAGTGAGAACCATGACAAAAGTCTTCATAATGAAGGACCAGAGCGAATGGCTCCATGTGGGATGATGTTGGGAATATCTGAAGCGCATGTTTCTCAAAGTCCTAAGCAAGGAGAGACCTGTAAGAGACAGTGTAGCCCACAAATGCAGCAGCGAAGCCATCCAGGACGGGGACAGGGTAAATCCAGTCACAGAAGCAGGAGGTTGAAAATGTTCggcagaaaatcccccatcaagaGTCACCCTGTGCTTGCAGTGACTGTGCAACTCTTAGTAAACATGAAAAAGCCCACATAG